The genomic stretch CCGACACGGTCGACTCACTGACCGGCGGCACCACCGACCCGGTGACGAGCGGGGTGGACAAGACCACCGACGACGTGCTCGGACGGGTCGGCACCGCGGTCCCCACCGGCACACCCTCCCCCTCCAAGACCGCCGGCCCGTCGGCCACCCCGTCCAAGACCGGGCTGGTGCCCGAAGGGCTCGGCGACGTCTGCCTCCCCGTGCTGGCCTGCGAGGACAAGTCGGGGCACGACAAGGTGTCACCGCGCCCCACGCCGTCCCCCGACCGCACCTCCCACGACGGCGAGAAGGACTCCTCCGCGGTGGCGACCGGCGAGCCCAGGCCGCCGGAGAGCCGGCCGCAGCAGATGGACAACGAGCGGCCGGTGTCCGAGCGGCCGACCGCCGACACGGACGAGCCGCGGGTGGACCTGCTGTGGCCCAACCCGTTCGCGCACGAGCTGACGGTGCCGATGCAGGACCAGCAGGTGATCCGGCCCACCCCGCCGGCCTCCGACGTGCTGGGGACGGTGCTGACGATCGCCATGCTGGGCTCGGCGGTGCTGGCGACGCGGATCGTGCAGCAGCGGCGGCAGCGTGCGGAGCAGGTGGAGTCGATCCCGTTCGAGCCGGCCCGCGTCGGCAGCGGCCGCCACCGCCTGGCATAAGCCATCTTCGTGAGCCGCGACGTCGCCATCAGCCTGGACTTCGGTCACGGCATCGACGTCGAGGACATCCTCGACCGGCTCGCGCAGGGTCAGGCGCCGATGGCGTGAACGCCGCCGTCCACGTGGACGATCTCGCCGGTGGTGGCGGGGAACCAGTCGGACAGCAAGGCCACGCACGCCTTGGCGGCGGGGATCGTGTCGGACAGGTCCCAGCCCAGCGGGGCCTTCTCCGGCCAGCTGTCCTCGAACTCCTTGAAGCCCGGGATCGACTTGGCGGCCATCGTGCGCAGCGGGCCGGCGGCGACCAGGTTGACGCGGATGTTCTGCTTGCCGAGGTCACGGGCCAGGTAGCGGCTGCAGGACTCGAGGCCGGCCTTGGCGACGCCCATCCAGTCGTAGACGGGCCATGCCTTGGAGGCGTCGAAGTCGAGACCGACGACCGCGCCGCCCTCCTTCATCAGCGGCAGGCAGGCCACGGCCAGGGACTTGAACGAGTACGTCGACACTTGCAGGGCGGTGGCGACGTCCTCCCACGAGGTGTTGAGGAAGTTGCCGCCGAGCGCGGTCTGCGGGGCGAAGCCGATCGAGTGCACGACCCCGTCAAGGCCGTCGACGTGCTCGCCCACCCGTGCGGCCAGGGTGTCGAGGTGCTCGGTGTTCTGGACGTCGAGCTCCAGCACCGGCGCCGGCGAGGGCAGGCGCTTGGCGATGCGCTCCACCAGGCTCAACCGGCCGAACCCGGTGAGGACGACCGTGGCGCCCTCCTCCTGCGCCAGCTTGGCCACCGAGAACGCGATCGACGCGTCGGTGAGCACGCCGGTCACCAGGATCCGCTTGCCTTGGAGAATGCCCACGTCAGTGCCCCATTCCGAGTCCGCCGTCGACCGGGATCACGGCACCGGTGATGTAGGAGGCGTCGCCGCTCGCCAGGAAGCGCACGACGCGCGCGATCTCCTCGGGGGCCGCCTGCCGCCCGAGGGGGATGTTCGCGACGATCTTCTCGTGGTCGAGATCGGCCGTCATGTCGGTGGCGACGAAGCCGGGCGAGACCACGTTGACCGTGATGTTGCGCGAGCCGTACTCGCGTGCGAGGGAGCGGGCGAAGCCGACCAGGCCGGCCTTGGAGGCGGCGTAGTTGGCCTGTCCCGCCTGGCCGGACAGGCCCACGACGGAGGAGATGAGGATGATCCGGCCGCGCTTGAGCTTCATCATCGGGCGGATGGCCCGCTTGGCGACACGGTAGGCGCCGGTCAGGTTGGCGTCGATGACGTCGGTGAAGGCGTCTTCCTTCATCATCGCCAGCAACGTGTCCTTGGTGATGCCGGCGTTGGAGACCAGGACCTCGACCGGGCCCTGCTCGGCCTCCACCTTGTCGAAGGCGGCCTCGACGTCGGCCGTGCTGGTGACGTCGCAGCGCACGCCGAACAGGCCCTCGGGCGGCTCCCCCGATCGGTAGGTGACCGCGACGGCGTCGCCTGCCGCGGCGAGTTCACGGGCGATCGCGAGGCCTATGCCGCGATTGCCCCCGGTGACGAGTACTGAGCGTGCCATGAAACCTGACGTTATCTCCTACCCGCCGGTATCGACTTGTCCGGGTGGCACAAGATCACGGGGTTAGGATCGTGGACATGCGCCAGATCGATCCCGATTTCCTGGAGCTGCCGCTGCGGCAGCTCGCGGACGCCGCCTTGCAACGCGCTCGCGACCTCGGCGCCGAGCACGCCGACTTCCGGCTCGAACGCGTCAGAGCCGAGACGCTCAGCCTCTACGACACCCGGCTCGAGGGCGCCATGGACGCCGACGACCTCGGTTACGCCGTGCGGGTGGTCAAGGGCGGCACGTGGGGGTTCGCCGCCGGCATCCACCTGACGCCCGAGGCCGCCGCGGTGGTGGCCGAGCAGGCGGTGCGGGTGGCGGAGGTGAGCGCGCCCATCAACAGGGAGCCGATCGAGCTGGCGCCGGAGCCGGTGCACGCCGAGGCCGTGTGGGTGTCGTCGTACGACGTGGACCCGTTCGACGTGCCGCAGGCCGACAAGGTGGGCCTGCTGGCGGCGTGGTCGGCCGGGCTGATGAAGGGCGCCGACCACGTGTCGGCGCGGCTGCTGCAGGTCAAGGAGCAGAAGTTCTACGCCGACACGGCCGGCACGGTGACCACGCAGCAGCGGGTGCGGGTGCACCCCAAGCTCAACGCGATGAAGGCGCACGAAAGCGGCTTCGACGACATGTCGACGATCGCGCCGCCGGTCGGGCGCGGCTACGAATACCTGACGGGCACCGGCTGGGACTGGCCGGCCGAGCTGGACCAGCTGCCCGAGCTGCTGGCGGAGAAGCTGGCGGCGCCGTCGGTCGAGGCGGGCGACTACGACCTGGTGATCGACCCGTCCAACCTGTGGCTGACGATCCACGAGTCGATCGGCCACGCCACCGAGCTGGACCGGGCGCTCGGCTACGAGGCGGCCTACGCCGGCACCAGCTTCGCCACGTTCGACCAGCTCGGCGAGCTGGTCTACGGCTCGCCGCTGATGAACGTGACCGGCGACCGGACCGTCACCCACGGCCTGGCCACGATCGGCTACGACGACGAGGGCGTGCAGGGGCAGAGCTTCGACATCATCAGGGACGGCATCCTGGTCGGCTACCAGCTGGATCGGCGGATGGCGCTGATGAAGGGGCTCGGGCGGTCCAACGGGTGCGCCTTCGCCGACTCGCCGGGGCACATGCCGATCCAGCGCATGGCGAACGTGTCGCTGGTGCCGGCGCCGGACGGGCCCTCGACCGAGGAGCTGATCGCCGGGGTCGAGCGGGGCATCTACATCGTCGGCGACAAGAGCTGGTCGATCGACATGCAGCGCTACAACTTCCAGTTCACCGGGCAGCGGGCGTACCGGATCTCGCACGGGAAGCTGGCCGGGCAGATCAGGGACTTCGCCTACCAGGCGACGACCACGGACTTCTGGTGGTCGATGGAGGCGGTCGGCGGACCGGACACGTACGTGCTGGGCGGGGCGTTCAACTGCGGCAAGGGCCAGCCGGGGCAGGTCGCCCCGGTCAGCCACGGATGCCCGTCGGCGCTGTTCAAGGGCGTGCGGATCCTCAACACCGTGCAGGAGGGCGGAAAGTGACACCCCAAGAGATCGTGGAGAGGGCGCTGGAGCTCTCCCAGAACGACGGCTGCGTGGTGCTCGTGGACGAGGGGTCCACGGCCAACCTGCGCTTCGCGGGCAACACGCTCACCACGAACGGCGTCGCCCGCTCGTCCCGGCTGACCGTGATCTCGATCGCGGGCGAGGGCGTGGGGGTGGTGTCGCGGGCGTCCGTACGCGAGGAGCAGCTCGCGGACATCGTGGCGGCGGCGGACGCGGCGGCGCGGGACGCGCAGCCTGCCGAGGACGCCCGCCCGCTCGTCGAGGGCGTGCCCCAGTCGGCCGATTGGGGCTCGGACGTGCGTCCGACCGACATCGGGGTGTTCGAGGGGTTCGCGCCGGCGCTCGGCGAGGCGTTCGCGGCAGCGGAGGCGGGCGGCAGGAAGCTGTACGGCTTCGCCGAGCACTCGCTCACCTCGACCTTCCTCGGCACGTCCACGGGGGTGCGGCTGCGGCACGACCAGCCGACCGGGCGGCTGGAGCTCAACGCCAAGTCGGCCGACCTGAAGCGGTCGGCGTGGACCGGCGTGTCCACGGAGGACTTCACGGACGTGGACGTGGCCGCGCTCGACTCCTCGCTGGCGCAGCGGCTGGAATGGGCCAAGACCCGGGTGGACCTGCCGGCCGGCCGCTACGAGACGCTGCTGCCGCCCAGCGCGGTGGCCGACCTGATGATCTACCTGTTCTGGTCGGCGGGGGCCAGGGACGCGCTGGACGGGCGGTCGGTGTTCTCCAAGCCGGGCGGCGGCACCCGGGTGGGCGAGCAGCTCGGCAGGCTGCCGGTGACCTTGTCGAGCGATCCGGCCGCCGCGGGCATCGCGTGCGCGCCGTTCGTGACCGCGCACGCCTCCAGCAGGCAGAGCTCGGTCTTCGACAACGGGCTGCCGCTGGAGCCGACCGACTGGATCAAGGACGGGCGGCTGGAGGCGCTGCTGCAGACGCGGTACTCGGCCCAGCTGAGCGGGCTGGCGGTGACGCCCGGCATCGACAACCTCATCATGACGGGGGCCGAGAGCGGCCGGTCGCTGGAGGAGATGATCGCCTCCACCCAGCACGGGCTGCTCGTCACCTGCCTGTGGTACATCCGTGAGGTCGATCCGCAGACGCTGCTCGTGACCGGGCTGACCCGGGACGGGGTCTACCTCGTGGAGCACGGCGAGGTCGTGGGCGAGGTCAACAACTTCCGGTTCAACGAGAGCCCGGTGGACCTGCTGGGACGGCTGACGGAGGTGGGGGCGAGCGAGCGCACGTTGCCGCGGGAGTGGAACGACTACTTCCAGCGGACCGTCATGCCGCCGGTCCGGGTGCCGGACTTCAACATGTCCACGGTCAGCCAGGCAAGCTGACGACCCGGCTGGGACGGGACGCGCCGCTCGGGTTGAGGTGCCCCCGAGCGGGCGTCCCTGGGTGAGGAGCGCTCCCTACGCTGGGGTGGTGTAGGTGACGCGCAGCTTCGGACGCAGCTGCGGCTCGGCGGCTTCCGACGGCAGGAGCTGCAAGGTCTGCTTGGCGGCCTCCGCCCCGTCACCGACCTTGATCAGCAATCCGTGGTTCGTCGCCGGGTGCCCGCCGCCCCCGCGTCCACGTCCCCGCCCGGGATCTTCGTGCCGAACGCGCCCGCCTTGACCACCGTCCCGCGTCGTCCCCAGGCCGCTGCCGGCGGTGTTGCCCATCTGCAGCATCGCCCGGCCCAGAGCTGGTCGTGCCCGGAGGCGGGTTCGGCGCTGGACTGGGTGCTGTCGCCGTCGATATCACCCCGGACAAGCTCGCCGAGCGGCCGGACACCGGGGCGGGTGGTCGGCATGGTGTCCAACTGCGCGGCGGCGCCATCGGCCGACAAGTACGGCACGTACGCGACGGCACCCCAGCGGAACCGGGTGCGGCCGCGCCAGAACGGCCGGGCGCGCGCCGGCCGCGCGGCACGCATGTGAGGGGAGCCTGGTGGTCAGCGGGGGCCGAGGAGCGCGCCGAGGGCGTGGCTGAGGGATTCGCCGAGGGTTTTGGCGCAGGCGTCGTAGCCCTCGGGCGGGCCGCCGTACGGGTCATACACCTCCAAGGCGCGCCGCCGGTTGCGGCGGGCGCCGGCCGACTGGACGATCGCGCGGGCACGTTCCACCGTGTCGGAGCGGTAGCGGCGGCCTCCTGCCCCGGAGGCGAGGGCGGCGAACTCCGGCAGCGTGAACGTCTTGTGCGCGGCCGCCGGGTCGAGGTCAACCGCGACGGCGACGTGCCCGGCCTCCATCGTCAGCAGCAGGTCCGCCGACCTGACGAGGTCCAGGTCGAGCATCCGGGCCCGGTGCGCCCGCCCGTCGAGGCCGAGCTTGCCCAGCGCGCCGACCGCGTGCGGCGCCATCGGCTGGCCGACCAGGGCACGGACTCCCGCGCTGCCCGTCGCCACGGGCAAGGGCGCGGACTGGAGCATCGCCCTGGCGATCACCTCTCCCATGGCCGAACGGCAGATGTTGGCCGTACACACCAGGAGAATGCGGAAACTCACATCGGCCAATCTAATCGCTCGGATCGTGTCATGAGAGACGCAGGATGTGGACGCGATCCCAGCGCTACCCAGCGACGAGCCTGGCGGTTCCGGCCTGGATGTCGTAGTCGACGGACCATCGGGTGTGCGGCTGGGCAACCCGCGCAGCAACTCCAGGGCGTCCGCCTGCCCACCCTCGGCCGGCTTCCGGTAGCGATGATCGGTCGGCCTGGCGGCCCGGTCGGTGCCGGCCGTCGTGATGTTGGTGAGGAGGCGGTCTCGATGACGTGGAGCTTGCCGGCGTACTCGACGACCGCGGATCTGCCCGCCCGGTCGGCGAGCAGACCCAGCCGGCGTCCTTCCTGGCCAGGTCGGCGTCGGTGAGCGGGGCCTCGGCGTCGTAGCCGCCGTGGTAGGTCATCTCGTACAGGGGCACGTCCGGGCGACCTGGTCCGGGGTCGGGCGCAGGATGGCGGCGCCTTCCCGGTGTGCGGGTGCCGTCTGAGGGGGTGCGGTGGCGCAGGCGGCAGGCGCCACGGCGACGGTCAGCGCCGCCACCAACGCCACGGTACGGCTCCCCACGCCCGCAGTGTGCCGCCCGGCGCCGCCCTGCCCCCTGGGGATGCCTCGCGTAAGGCCCTGAGAACGCCGCTCAGGCGTCTTCGAGGCGGAAGCCCACCTTCAACCCCACCTGGAAGTGCGCGACCTCGCCCTCGTCGATGTAGCCGCGAATCTCGGTCACCTCGAACCAGTCCAGGTGACGCAGGGTCTGCGCAGCCCGCCGGATGCCGTTGCGAATGGCCTCGTCGACGTTCTCTCTCGACGTGCCGACTATCTCGGTGACCCGGTACGTTCGATCGGTCATCTCCGTATCCTCCTTACTCGAAGGCCATGATCGCATGACCTTCGTGACCACCTGAGGGCGCCGTCGCGCCCTCAGTCGTCCGAGGTTTACGGTGGAACATGTCAACTGCACCCACCCGAGGGGAGGGGGCTTGCTCTCGAATCTTCCGGCTGGATGCCGGACGGCCGTAGCGTCCGGGCGGTTGACAACGCCCCAGGCGGCAGGCCGCCCGCGATGGAGTGATGACCGATATCGGGCCAGGAGCCGTTTCCCGGTCGCCCGGTGCCTTCGACTCCGTCCATCACCCGTGCGTAACCTTAGCATCACCCATCGCTACTCTGCAGGCTTTCTCCGTCCTGAAGACGGAGTCTCCGGTAAAGGATCACGATGAAGGGGTGGCGCAGGAAACCAGACGTCCACCAGGTCACCGACGCCAGGCCGTCGTTGTCGGCGGACATCCGCAAGCGCGAGATCAGCTACCTCATCAAGATGGGGATCCGCACGATCTGCCTGATCCTGGCGGTGGTGGTGCCGCTGCCGTGGCCGTACCGGCTGCTGTTCATCGCGGCGGCGGTCTTTTTGCCATACATAGCCGTAATCGGGGCCAATGAGAGAGGGAAGCCTGCCCCGCCTCCTACCTTTCAGAGCCCTGAGGCTAACCAAACCGAGATACCGCTGCATCGACGCGAGATCGGGTCGTGACTAAGTCTTGACGCATCCCATGGGTTGTAGGTGTACGCTTTAGCCAAGCGCTCCGGTCCCCCGTCGGAGTGCTGGTGCCGGCGTTCCGGGCCCCCGTCGGAACGCCGATGAAGCGACGCCGGGTGGTTTGCCCCCGTAACCACCCGGCGTCGCCCTTTTCCTGGCGAAACCTTTGCCGCCGGACGATCTAGAGCGGCGCCCCTCAGGCAGTTGGTAGGGCCGCTTTCCCGAAATCGTTTACATCCGCTCCCGCGCCGAAATTCACAGCAAACTTTCAGGCGGGAGCGGGTTTGACTTCAAGAGTTCGTTCGAGTGTCAGTCGTCTGTCAGCGTCTCAGTGGTGGCGCGGCTCCAGTTCTTCGCCAATGTGGTCAGTCTCGCCACAGCATCCTCAGGGGCGGTTCCCGCCCCTTGGGCGAGTCCGAGCAGGTACGCCGTCAGCGGCGCGGCCGGGCGGGCGACGCCGTGGGCGACCTCCTTGGTCAGGTCGAGAATCAGGTCGCGGTCCACGGCCGCCGGGTCGATGCCCAGCTCCTTGCAGGCCAGCGCGGTCCATTCGTTGAGCACGTTCATGCGAGCCTCCTCCAGATCGTCCATTGTGTCGCAGTCGACCCACGGGCGCCCGCGCAGCGCCAGGCGCGTGCCGGCGAGCCACCGCTCTCGCCCGCCGTCTGCCGCGGTCCTCGCTCGCCCAACGCCCCTTGGCCGGATCCGCCGCATCACCCACACCCTCCGCCTGATGCGCCGAGGAACCGACGCCCTCGGCTGGGGACGTTGCCCCCGCCCGAGCCGTCAGCCGGAGGCGCGGCAACGCTCGCAGCGTCGGCCTATGCGCTCGGGTCGCCGGTGCCCTCGACCGGCTACGTCCCGCCGCCTGCGCCAGCGGCGAGGGCGCTCCCGCCGCCGGTCCTGAGGGCGTGGGACGCGTCACCACGGGTGGTCTTGCCGTGGGTGGCGTCGGTGCGCGTCGCCATGTCGCCGCTCCCGTGGGCGCGCGCCGCCCTGTCGCCAGGCACGTCGGCGCGGGTCATCGCCTCGTCCGACCCGTCGGCAGGGAGCCGCTCACGCTGCCTGGACTCTCGCGGGTGCGCGCGACACGCCGTGACCGCGCGCCCCGTGCGGGGGCGGCGGGGGCGGAGTGCGCATTCCGCGGGGGCCTAGCCGCCGATGGCGGACATCGGGCGGGACGGCTGGAGGAAAGACGGGTCGTCGATGCCGTGCCCGGCACGTTTGCGGGTCACCGCCGCGATCCACCGTTCGGCCAGTTCGTCGTCGGACGCGCCCGCCCGCATGGCCGTCTTCAGGTCGGACTCCTCGGTGGCGAACAGGCAGTTGCGGACCTGGCCGTCGGCGGTGAGCCTGACCCTGTCGCACGCGCCGCAGAACGGCCGCGTCACCGACCCGATCACACCGACCCTGGCCGGCCCGCCGTCGACGAGGAACCGCTCGGCGGGCGCGCTGCCGCGCTCCTCCAGGTCGTCGGGCGCGAGGGCGAACCCGGCGGACAGCAGCCCCAGGATCTCGTCGGCGGTGACCATGTCCGCGCGGTTCCAGCCGTGCTGTGCGTCGAGCGGCATCTGCTCGATGAAGCGCAGCTCGTAGCCCTGCTCGATGCACCAGCGCAGCAGCGGCACGGCCTCGTGCTCGTTGAGGCCGCGCATGAGCACGGCGTTGACTTTGACCGGGCGCAGCCCCGCCTGGTCGGCGGCGGCGAGCCCGGCGATCACGTCGGCGTGCCGGTCGCGGTGCGCGAGCCGCTTGAACGTCCCGGGGTCGAGCGTGTCGAGCGAGACGTTGACGCGGTCGAGCCCGGCGGCGGCCAGCGGCTCGGCCAGGCGGGCCAGCCCGATGCCGTTG from Nonomuraea polychroma encodes the following:
- the fabI gene encoding enoyl-ACP reductase FabI; its protein translation is MGILQGKRILVTGVLTDASIAFSVAKLAQEEGATVVLTGFGRLSLVERIAKRLPSPAPVLELDVQNTEHLDTLAARVGEHVDGLDGVVHSIGFAPQTALGGNFLNTSWEDVATALQVSTYSFKSLAVACLPLMKEGGAVVGLDFDASKAWPVYDWMGVAKAGLESCSRYLARDLGKQNIRVNLVAAGPLRTMAAKSIPGFKEFEDSWPEKAPLGWDLSDTIPAAKACVALLSDWFPATTGEIVHVDGGVHAIGA
- a CDS encoding beta-ketoacyl-ACP reductase, translated to MARSVLVTGGNRGIGLAIARELAAAGDAVAVTYRSGEPPEGLFGVRCDVTSTADVEAAFDKVEAEQGPVEVLVSNAGITKDTLLAMMKEDAFTDVIDANLTGAYRVAKRAIRPMMKLKRGRIILISSVVGLSGQAGQANYAASKAGLVGFARSLAREYGSRNITVNVVSPGFVATDMTADLDHEKIVANIPLGRQAAPEEIARVVRFLASGDASYITGAVIPVDGGLGMGH
- a CDS encoding TldD/PmbA family protein, yielding MRQIDPDFLELPLRQLADAALQRARDLGAEHADFRLERVRAETLSLYDTRLEGAMDADDLGYAVRVVKGGTWGFAAGIHLTPEAAAVVAEQAVRVAEVSAPINREPIELAPEPVHAEAVWVSSYDVDPFDVPQADKVGLLAAWSAGLMKGADHVSARLLQVKEQKFYADTAGTVTTQQRVRVHPKLNAMKAHESGFDDMSTIAPPVGRGYEYLTGTGWDWPAELDQLPELLAEKLAAPSVEAGDYDLVIDPSNLWLTIHESIGHATELDRALGYEAAYAGTSFATFDQLGELVYGSPLMNVTGDRTVTHGLATIGYDDEGVQGQSFDIIRDGILVGYQLDRRMALMKGLGRSNGCAFADSPGHMPIQRMANVSLVPAPDGPSTEELIAGVERGIYIVGDKSWSIDMQRYNFQFTGQRAYRISHGKLAGQIRDFAYQATTTDFWWSMEAVGGPDTYVLGGAFNCGKGQPGQVAPVSHGCPSALFKGVRILNTVQEGGK
- a CDS encoding metallopeptidase TldD-related protein; this translates as MTPQEIVERALELSQNDGCVVLVDEGSTANLRFAGNTLTTNGVARSSRLTVISIAGEGVGVVSRASVREEQLADIVAAADAAARDAQPAEDARPLVEGVPQSADWGSDVRPTDIGVFEGFAPALGEAFAAAEAGGRKLYGFAEHSLTSTFLGTSTGVRLRHDQPTGRLELNAKSADLKRSAWTGVSTEDFTDVDVAALDSSLAQRLEWAKTRVDLPAGRYETLLPPSAVADLMIYLFWSAGARDALDGRSVFSKPGGGTRVGEQLGRLPVTLSSDPAAAGIACAPFVTAHASSRQSSVFDNGLPLEPTDWIKDGRLEALLQTRYSAQLSGLAVTPGIDNLIMTGAESGRSLEEMIASTQHGLLVTCLWYIREVDPQTLLVTGLTRDGVYLVEHGEVVGEVNNFRFNESPVDLLGRLTEVGASERTLPREWNDYFQRTVMPPVRVPDFNMSTVSQAS
- a CDS encoding dodecin; translation: MTDRTYRVTEIVGTSRENVDEAIRNGIRRAAQTLRHLDWFEVTEIRGYIDEGEVAHFQVGLKVGFRLEDA
- a CDS encoding DUF3099 domain-containing protein yields the protein MKGWRRKPDVHQVTDARPSLSADIRKREISYLIKMGIRTICLILAVVVPLPWPYRLLFIAAAVFLPYIAVIGANERGKPAPPPTFQSPEANQTEIPLHRREIGS
- a CDS encoding DUF6457 domain-containing protein, which produces MNVLNEWTALACKELGIDPAAVDRDLILDLTKEVAHGVARPAAPLTAYLLGLAQGAGTAPEDAVARLTTLAKNWSRATTETLTDD
- the moaA gene encoding GTP 3',8-cyclase MoaA; protein product: MLRDSFGRVATDLRVSLTDKCNLRCTYCMPPEGLDWLPNAQLLTADEIVRLVRIGVERLGITEVRYTGGEPLLRRELVDIVARTADLRPRPQVSLTTNGIGLARLAEPLAAAGLDRVNVSLDTLDPGTFKRLAHRDRHADVIAGLAAADQAGLRPVKVNAVLMRGLNEHEAVPLLRWCIEQGYELRFIEQMPLDAQHGWNRADMVTADEILGLLSAGFALAPDDLEERGSAPAERFLVDGGPARVGVIGSVTRPFCGACDRVRLTADGQVRNCLFATEESDLKTAMRAGASDDELAERWIAAVTRKRAGHGIDDPSFLQPSRPMSAIGG